One Denticeps clupeoides chromosome 12, fDenClu1.1, whole genome shotgun sequence genomic window carries:
- the LOC114801150 gene encoding uncharacterized protein LOC114801150 isoform X2, protein MSRRKHETHLEEYCQLTSTACKRPSEGGTGFKAKQLKLLEAKQVSQKTVDRTIFRFIVQGLQSSLVEPPSFQDLIAELQPSSAVMSRTTVRRKIDSATSKMKERLMNEMKTVPYIDTTTDCWTARRRSFIGVTAHWLDPCSFERRSAALACRQLRGSHTFDALAAVLTDIHAEYEISLKVVRTTTDNGSNFVKAFRVFGQQEENEELVAEGTNKEEVGEDCDASDVEEEVEFMDVEAILEEDDGLQYQLPKHHRYREYVTTMSPVAKSLNILQGEVNIQMGWLLPTITTLTTKLEKSRPSIRFCKPLVDALLEGLRKVARFKISWTSNDTVLQFGLSYIKEHLPEHDEGLWSPDTTSTSSDEDDFFSNVMQTHSH, encoded by the exons AGAAAGCATGAGACACATCTAGAGGAATACTGTCAACTGACTTCAACAGCCTGCAAGAGGCCATCAGAAGGTGGAACAGGCTTCAAGGCGAAGCaactgaagctgctggaggCCAAGCAGGTGTCTCAGAAGACGGTTGATCGGACCATCTTCCGCTTCATCGTTCAAGGTCTCCAGTCCTCCCTGGTTGAGCCACCATCCTTCCAAGACCTTATTGCAGAATTACAACCGAGTAGTGCTGTCATGTCCCGCACAACGGTGCGCCGCAAGATTGATTCAGCTACATCTAAAATGAAAGAACGTCTCATGAACGAAATGAAAACGGTACCATACATTGACACCACTACTGATTGTTGGACGGCCAGGAGAAGGAGCTTTATAGGTGTAACAGCCCACTGGCTCGATCCTTGCAGTTTTGAACGTCGTTCAGCTGCCCTTGCTTGTCGTCAACTAAGGGGCTCCCACACATTTGATGCCTTGGCAGCTGTTTTGACCGACATTCATGCAGAGTATGAAATAAGTCTAAAGGTTGTTAGAACTACAACAGACAACGGCTCGAATTTCGTCAAAGCGTTCCGTGTCTTTGGTCAGCAGGAAGAAAATGAAGAGTTAGTTGCAGAAGGCACAAACAAAGAAGAAGTAGGAGAAGATTGTGATGCATCTGATGTTGAAGAGGAGGTGGAATTCATGGATGTGGAAGCCATTCTGGAGGAAGATGATGGGCTTCAGTATCAGCTGCCGAAACATCATCG gTACAGGGAATATGTCACCACCATGAGTCCAGTTGCGAAGTCCTTGAACATACTACAAGGAGAAGTCAACATTCAGATGGGCTGGCTGCTCCCGACAATCACCACCCTCACAACCAAGCTTGAAAAGTCCAGACCGTCAATCAGATTTTGCAAGCCACTTGTTGATGCTCTTCTTGAAGGTTTGAGGAAGGTTGCAAGGTTCAAAATCTCTTGGACCAGCAATGACACAGTCCTACAGTTTG GCCTTAGTTATATCAAGGAACATCTGCCAGAACACGATGAAGGTCTTTGGTCTCCTGATACCACATCAACCTCTTCTGATGAAGATGACTTCTTCTCCAATGTCATGCAGACGCATTCCCATTAG
- the LOC114801150 gene encoding uncharacterized protein LOC114801150 isoform X1 has translation MSRRKHETHLEEYCQLTSTACKRPSEGGTGFKAKQLKLLEAKQVSQKTVDRTIFRFIVQGLQSSLVEPPSFQDLIAELQPSSAVMSRTTVRRKIDSATSKMKERLMNEMKTVPYIDTTTDCWTARRRSFIGVTAHWLDPCSFERRSAALACRQLRGSHTFDALAAVLTDIHAEYEISLKVVRTTTDNGSNFVKAFRVFGQQEENEELVAEGTNKEEVGEDCDASDVEEEVEFMDVEAILEEDDGLQYQLPKHHRCACHLLNLVSTVDVDRANKTDAYKKLSRSAFSKCQALWNKASRSPQNAELIEEHCKLHLVQPNSIRRNSSFMAVERVVRIIRDQGEGSMRTVCAALSVPMYREYVTTMSPVAKSLNILQGEVNIQMGWLLPTITTLTTKLEKSRPSIRFCKPLVDALLEGLRKVARFKISWTSNDTVLQFGLSYIKEHLPEHDEGLWSPDTTSTSSDEDDFFSNVMQTHSH, from the exons AGAAAGCATGAGACACATCTAGAGGAATACTGTCAACTGACTTCAACAGCCTGCAAGAGGCCATCAGAAGGTGGAACAGGCTTCAAGGCGAAGCaactgaagctgctggaggCCAAGCAGGTGTCTCAGAAGACGGTTGATCGGACCATCTTCCGCTTCATCGTTCAAGGTCTCCAGTCCTCCCTGGTTGAGCCACCATCCTTCCAAGACCTTATTGCAGAATTACAACCGAGTAGTGCTGTCATGTCCCGCACAACGGTGCGCCGCAAGATTGATTCAGCTACATCTAAAATGAAAGAACGTCTCATGAACGAAATGAAAACGGTACCATACATTGACACCACTACTGATTGTTGGACGGCCAGGAGAAGGAGCTTTATAGGTGTAACAGCCCACTGGCTCGATCCTTGCAGTTTTGAACGTCGTTCAGCTGCCCTTGCTTGTCGTCAACTAAGGGGCTCCCACACATTTGATGCCTTGGCAGCTGTTTTGACCGACATTCATGCAGAGTATGAAATAAGTCTAAAGGTTGTTAGAACTACAACAGACAACGGCTCGAATTTCGTCAAAGCGTTCCGTGTCTTTGGTCAGCAGGAAGAAAATGAAGAGTTAGTTGCAGAAGGCACAAACAAAGAAGAAGTAGGAGAAGATTGTGATGCATCTGATGTTGAAGAGGAGGTGGAATTCATGGATGTGGAAGCCATTCTGGAGGAAGATGATGGGCTTCAGTATCAGCTGCCGAAACATCATCGGTGTGCATGCCACTTACTAAATTTAGTTTCCACAGTTGATGTTGATCGGGCTAATAAGACAGACGCTTACAAGAAATTGTCCAGATCAGCCTTTTCTAAGTGTCAGGCACTCTGGAATAAAGCATCAAGGTCTCCTCAAAATGCAGAGCTTATAGAGGAACACTGTAAGCTTCACTTGGTACAGCCTAATTCAATTCGACGGAACTCCTCTTTCATGGCTGTGGAACGTGTGGTCAGAATTATTAGAGACCAAGGAGAGGGGTCTATGAGAACAGTCTGTGCTGCACTCAGTGTTCCAAT gTACAGGGAATATGTCACCACCATGAGTCCAGTTGCGAAGTCCTTGAACATACTACAAGGAGAAGTCAACATTCAGATGGGCTGGCTGCTCCCGACAATCACCACCCTCACAACCAAGCTTGAAAAGTCCAGACCGTCAATCAGATTTTGCAAGCCACTTGTTGATGCTCTTCTTGAAGGTTTGAGGAAGGTTGCAAGGTTCAAAATCTCTTGGACCAGCAATGACACAGTCCTACAGTTTG GCCTTAGTTATATCAAGGAACATCTGCCAGAACACGATGAAGGTCTTTGGTCTCCTGATACCACATCAACCTCTTCTGATGAAGATGACTTCTTCTCCAATGTCATGCAGACGCATTCCCATTAG